A window of the Brachyhypopomus gauderio isolate BG-103 chromosome 14, BGAUD_0.2, whole genome shotgun sequence genome harbors these coding sequences:
- the mycb gene encoding transcriptional regulator Myc-B, translating to MPLSLGMASKNYDYDYDSYQPCFYFDNEDEDFYNQQPPAPSEDIWKKFELLPTPPLSPRRRPSISSPFPSTADQLEMVTEFLGDDVVNHSFICDGDYSQSIIIHDCMWSGFSAAAKLEKAVTERLASLQAARQETSKAHCTENAPCRHGSDLGYLQDMNTSVSECVDPSAVFPCPLSDCSKLSKPSPHSLTADTPPNSGSSSSDSESDEEEEIDVVTVEKRKSVKCEPAHSPVVLKRCHVNVHQHNYAARPSARREQPAVKRIKFESSRVIKQIGHNRKARVESPKTSDSEDNDKRRTHNVLERQRRNELKLSFFALRDEVPDVANNEKAAKVVILKKATEFITHMQDEEKRLVSTKEQLRRKCEHLKKRLAGLSSC from the exons ATGCCGCTGAGTTTAGGTATGGCAAGTAAGAATTATGACTACGACTACGATTCTTACCAGCCCTGCTTCTATTTTGACAACGAGGATGAGGATTTCTATAACCAGCAGCCGCCGGCTCCCAGCGAGGACATATGGAAGAAATTTGAATTATTGCCGACACCCCCGCTTTCTCCACGCCGGCGACCCTCTATTTCGAGTCCGTTTCCTTCCACTGCAGACCAGCTGGAGATGGTTACGGAATTTCTCGGGGACGACGTGGTCAATCATAGTTTTATCTGCGACGGGGACTACTCGCAGTCCATCATCATTCACGACTGCATGTGGAGCGGCTTCTCCGCCGCAGCCAAGCTGGAAAAGGCGGTAACGGAGAGACTGGCGTCGCTTCAAGCCGCAAGGCAGGAGACCTCAAAAGCCCACTGTACGGAAAACGCTCCCTGTCGACATGGCTCAGACCTCGGCTACCTGCAGGACATGAACACGTCTGTGTCGGAATGCGTGGACCCTTCCGCGGTGTTCCCCTGCCCGCTGTCGGACTGCTCCAAGTTGAGCAAGCCTTCTCCACACTCCCTGACGGCGGACACTCCGCCGAACAGCGGGAGCAGCAGTAGTGATAGTGAGTCCG atgaagaggaagaaatCGACGTGGTAACTGTGGAGAAAAGAAAGTCGGTGAAGTGTGAACCAGCACACAGCCCGGTCGTGCTGAAACGCTGTCACGTCAACGTGCATCAGCATAATTACGCCGCCCGTCCGTCCGCGCGAAGGGAGCAGCCCGCAGTCAAGAGGATCAAGTTCGAAAGCAGCAGAGTGATTAAACAAATTGGCCACAACCGAAAAGCCCGAGTCGAAAGTCCCAAAACGTCGGACTCCGAGGACAACGATAAACGCAGGACTCACAACGTCCTCGAGCGGCAGAGACGCAATGAACTCAAACTCAGTTTTTTTGCGTTGCGTGACGAAGTTCCAGATGTAGCAAATAACGAAAAAGCAGCCAAAGTTGTCATACTTAAAAAGGCGACGGAGTTTATCACTCACATGCAGGATGAGGAGAAAAGACTCGTGTCCACAAAAGAGCAACTTAGGAGAAAGTGTGAACATTTAAAAAAGAGACTGGCAGGGCTGAGCAGCTGTTGA